From Schizosaccharomyces pombe strain 972h- genome assembly, chromosome: II, the proteins below share one genomic window:
- the tor1 gene encoding TORC2 serine/threonine protein kinase Tor1, giving the protein MEYFSDLKNKNESIQLAAADQLKEFVHSSTKELSGESLARFNNDINRRIFELIHSHDSHERFGGILAIGKLIEFESEGDVTNLSRYANYLRMTLPSTDWHSMELSAKVLGHLAASGGTLAAEFVEFEVQRAFEWLQGDRQEQKRMAAILIIKALAQNSPTLVYLYISEIFQNLWTGLRDPKPLIRETAADALGASLDVVCQREAKVQLQCFNEVLLQAEHGLRQSSVEYLHGSLLAYKELFEKSGSFIREHYTEFCDLALRLREHRDNSIRRCIVFLLPTLSEYNPKKFQQRYLDSFMVYLLSHIRKDKEKSLAFEAIGRIAMAVNEAMIPYLQNILKVIRDTLTAKVREKTQYEKPVFECIGMLAAAVKLELLEDSRSLLGLIFSCELSVHLRQALVKMAENIPPLLAPIQERLLNMVSQILTGKNFEIRTNDTYTPSFTNIYSAREPDQRSKSTESIILALETLGTFNFTGYSLISFIQESVLSYLENDNSEIRIAAARTCCQVFARDPICRKTNPLAVESVAEVLEKLLTLGIADSDPKIRETVLSLLDERFDRHLAHPDNIRCLFIALNDEVFSIREIAIIIIGRLALYNPAHVMPSLRKTIIQLLSDMEYSGNSRQKEESAQLLKLLVSKARTLIKPYIQSIIHVILPKAADTSPGVSSAIISALGELASVEGEDMPVDVRGSFMKLILVNLQDQSSTLKRLASLKCLRKLCGRSGYVIQPYLDYPPLLGALIGILQSEQPTPIRREVLRTLGVLGALDPYTYLTTEEVSDDLQSSHNNAHGVPQISAAQYPSLENYAMVAVVTLIGILKDSSLSMHHSSVVQAVMHICSQMGSKSTVFLPQVVPTFLQVMQSLSASSAEFYFQQLTTLTSIIGPNIRDYVSDIFNLSKVFWESTTSLLLVILELIDAIAIALQDEFKFYLPQILSCMLKAFSLDNTSSRSVSYKVLQSFVIFGSNIEEYMHLVLPVIIRSFERDTIPLGFRKSALKCIAQLFQSVNFSDHASRIIHPLVRMLGKSNGDLRAVIMDTLCAIVSQLGYDYSIFIPMVNKVLVSHKISHPAYELLVSRLLKGEPLPKDVVVKEFKPRPSTKPFSTQDEVLTKLPVDQASLKAAWESSQKLTRDDWQDWIRRISIELLKESPSSALRSCSTLAGIYHPLARDLFNVSFLSCWDELTESNKKNLVKSIELAMNAPNISVEILQTLLNLAEYMEREDHTLPIPIKVISAHASKCNVYAKALHYTELQFVQETKEEVSISTIESLITINNHLQQSDAAVGMLQYTKEHKQFSLKETWYEKLHRWDDALAAYEHREREGDSSFEINIGKLRCYYALGDWDHLSELAQKAWVTSEQEHREAIAPLAAAAAWGLGQWNLISEYVSAMDRDPQDKEFFSAISAVHLGQYNKAYGHIERHRDILVNDLSSIIGESYNRAYGIMVKSQMLSELEEIIDYKKNMQYENNLDSLKKTWRKRLEGCQKNVDVWHNTLRFRALVLSPQDSPEMWIKLADLCRRSDRLKLSNQCLTYLMGRDPSNAYPLDSLKLLNPHVVYTYLKYLWATDQKNIAVSELEEFTSYLSSKHGYKMGDSSKLVDILASSSVSSEERSFLARCFHKLGKWKKSLQDSVNQESVRDILNCYFYATLFDKSWYKAWHSWALANFEVVGYYEQTEHGVTQDMYEQYIVPAIKGFFHSSVLNQKNSLQDILRLLNLWFKFGEHSDVAAAIVEGFSNVPMDTWLEVIPQLIARIHTSSSSVRASVHQLLSDIGRVHPQALVYSLTVSSKSTNPQQKHSAKSIMDSMLSHSDTLVRQALLVSQELIRVAILWHELWYEGLEEASQAYFSDHDISLMIDIVKPLHETLEKGPSTLSEISFAQTFGYDLRKARSYWQKFLQDGDPTELNQSWDLYYQVFRRIQKQLPRIKHLELQYVSPKLLDACDLELAVPGTYGHNKPVIRISHFHHTFEVISSKQRPRRLTIHGSDGKDYQYVLKGHEDLRQDERVMQLFGLCNTLLTTDSETFKRRLNIERYTVIPLSPNSGLLGWVPHSDTLHFLIKEFRSKRNILLNLEHRMMLQMAPDCDSLTLLQKLEVFEYVMANTDGYDLYHVLWLKSRSSEAWLDRRTSYTQSLAVMSMVGYILGLGDRHPSNLMMDRYSGKIIHIDFGDCFEVAMHREKFPEKIPFRLTRMLINAMEVSGIQGTYKITCELVMRVLRSNTESLMAVLEAFVYDPLINWRLMTKSSFGASTTLRPTSSSVEEKGRSYTHRARHADYAALSETNGVNAEGLNERSIQVLKRVSNKLTGKDFDLKEQLPVKAQVEKLIQQATAPENLCRCYVGWCSFW; this is encoded by the coding sequence ATGGAGTATTTTAGTGAtctaaaaaacaaaaatgaaagcatTCAACTAGCAGCCGCTgatcaattaaaagaatttgtACATAGTTCTACTAAGGAATTATCAGGTGAATCCCTTGCGCGTTTCAATAACGATATCAATCGTCGAATTTTTGAGCTTATTCATAGCCATGATTCCCACGAAAGATTTGGAGGAATCCTTGCGATAGGCAAGCTAATTGAATTCGAAAGTGAGGGAGATGTTACTAATCTTTCGCGGTATGCAAATTACTTACGAATGACCCTTCCTAGTACGGATTGGCATTCGATGGAACTATCTGCGAAGGTTCTTGGTCATTTGGCTGCGTCTGGTGGTACCCTTGCAGCCGAATTCGTTGAATTTGAAGTTCAGCGTGCTTTCGAGTGGCTTCAAGGAGACCGTCAAGAGCAAAAACGGATGGCGgctattttaattattaagGCTTTAGCACAAAATTCTCCTACCTTAGTTTACTTGTATATTAGTgaaattttccaaaatttgtGGACTGGATTGCGTGATCCAAAGCCTCTTATTCGGGAAACTGCTGCTGATGCTTTGGGTGCTTCTTTAGACGTGGTTTGTCAAAGAGAAGCTAAAGTTCAATTGCAGTGTTTTAATGAAGTTCTGCTTCAAGCTGAACATGGTTTACGACAGTCGAGTGTGGAATATCTGCATGGAAGTCTTCTCGCATACAAAGAGCTTTTCGAAAAATCTGGCTCTTTTATTCGTGAACATTACACAGAATTTTGTGATTTGGCGCTTCGTTTACGAGAGCATAGAGATAACTCTATCAGACGCTGCATAGTATTTTTACTGCCTACATTGTCTGAATATAAccccaaaaaatttcaacagCGTTATTTAGATTCTTTTATGGTTTACTTACTTTCCCATATCAGGAAAGACAAGGAAAAGTCTTTAGCTTTTGAAGCTATTGGAAGAATAGCCATGGCAGTCAATGAAGCAATGATTCCTTATTTACagaatattttaaaagtaataagGGATACATTGACAGCAAAAGTACGTGAAAAAACGCAATATGAAAAGCCTGTTTTTGAATGCATTGGCATGTTGGCTGCTGCTGTAAAGCTTGAACTCCTTGAAGATTCTCGAAGTCTACTTGGTCTGATTTTTTCTTGCGAACTGAGCGTTCACTTGCGTCAAGCTCTTGTGAAAATGGCAGAAAACATCCCTCCTCTTTTGGCTCCTATTCAAGAACGATTATTGAATATGGTTAGTCAAATTTTGACTGgaaaaaactttgaaattcGTACTAATGACACATATACTCCCAGTTTCACTAATATATACTCTGCTAGGGAACCTGACCAAAGAAGTAAAAGCACGGAATCAATTATTTTGGCTTTAGAAACTTTGGgtacttttaattttactgGTTATTCATTAATTAGTTTCATCCAAGAATCTGTCTTATCTTACTTGGAAAATGATAATTCAGAGATCCGTATTGCTGCTGCACGAACTTGCTGTCAGGTTTTTGCCAGAGATCCGATATgtagaaaaacaaatcctTTGGCTGTTGAATCAGTCGCTGAGGTGCTTGAAAAGCTATTAACCCTTGGAATTGCAGATAGTGATCCAAAAATTAGGGAAACCGTACTCTCATTACTAGATGAAAGATTTGATCGGCATTTGGCACATCCTGATAATATTCGTTGCTTATTTATCGCTCTGAATGATgaagttttttcaatcaGAGAAATTGCTATCATTATTATAGGAAGGCTTGCATTGTATAATCCGGCCCATGTGATGCCATCGCTACGAAAAACTATTATTCAGTTATTATCTGACATGGAATATTCGGGTAATAGTCgtcaaaaagaagaaagcgCACAGCTTCTCAAATTACTGGTATCCAAAGCTAGAACACTCATTAAGCCATATATCCAATCGATCATTCATGTAATATTACCGAAAGCAGCAGATACGAGTCCTGGAGTTTCATCTGCCATTATATCAGCTTTAGGTGAACTCGCAAGTGTTGAAGGAGAAGATATGCCTGTGGATGTTCGTGGTTCCTTCATGAAGTTAATACTTGTGAATTTACAGGATCAAAGCTCTACATTGAAGCGACTTGCTTCTCTTAAATGTTTACGAAAACTTTGTGGTCGTTCAGGTTATGTAATTCAGCCATATTTAGATTACCCTCCTTTGTTGGGCGCGCTAATTGGTATTTTGCAATCAGAACAACCAACACCGATAAGAAGAGAAGTACTGAGAACATTAGGTGTGTTAGGTGCTTTAGATCCATATACGTATTTAACTACTGAGGAAGTTTCAGATGATTTACAAAGTAGTCATAATAATGCCCATGGTGTACCTCAAATTAGTGCCGCGCAGTACCCGTCATTGGAAAACTACGCTATGGTTGCTGTTGTCACTTTGATAGGTATTTTAAAAGACAGTTCGCTCTCTATGCATCACTCTTCTGTTGTTCAAGCAGTGATGCATATTTGCTCTCAAATGGGATCTAAATCTACTGTATTTTTACCTCAAGTGGTACCAACGTTTCTACAAGTAATGCAATCCTTATCGGCTTCCTCGGCtgagttttattttcagCAGTTAACGACTTTAACTTCTATTATTGGACCAAACATTAGGGATTATGTATctgatatttttaatctttcaaaagtcTTTTGGGAATCTACCACATCTCTATTGCTAGTTATTCTTGAACTCATCGATGCCATAGCAATTGCACTGCAGgatgaatttaaattttacttgCCTCAAATATTATCTTGTATGTTGAAAGCATTTTCCCTTGATAATACGTCTTCCCGTTCCGTTTCATACAAAGTTTTACAATCATTTGTTATATTTGGTTCTAATATTGAAGAATACATGCATCTTGTTCTACCAGTTATAATTAGAAGTTTTGAGCGTGATACTATACCCCTTGGATTCAGGAAGAGTGCCCTCAAATGCATTGCCCAATTATTTCAATCTGTTAATTTCTCGGATCATGCCTCTCGAATCATTCATCCATTGGTTCGCATGCTAGGGAAATCTAATGGCGATTTGAGAGCAGTTATTATGGATACTCTTTGTGCTATAGTATCGCAACTTGGGTATGATTATTCGATTTTTATACCGATGGTGAATAAAGTTTTGGTTAGTCACAAGATAAGTCATCCGGCTTACGAACTTTTGGTTTCACGACTTTTGAAAGGTGAGCCTCTACCCAAAGATGTCGTAGTAAAGGAGTTTAAGCCGAGGCCCTCAACAAAGCCTTTTTCTACACAAGATGAAGTCTTGACAAAGCTTCCTGTTGATCAAGCATCCTTGAAAGCAGCATGGGAATCATCACAAAAATTGACAAGGGATGATTGGCAGGACTGGATAAGAAGAATAAGTATTGAACTTCTGAAGGAATCCCCTTCTTCGGCACTTAGGTCTTGTTCGACCTTAGCTGGTATATACCATCCATTGGCTCGcgatttatttaatgtcAGTTTTTTGTCTTGTTGGGATGAGTTAACTGAAAGCAATAAGAAAAATCTCGTTAAATCAATAGAGCTCGCTATGAATGCCCCTAACATTTCAGTAGAAATATTACAGACTCTGTTAAATCTTGCTGAGTATATGGAGCGTGAAGATCATACATTACCAATTCCTATCAAAGTAATTAGTGCTCATGCATCTAAGTGTAATGTTTATGCCAAGGCTCTGCATTATACAGAATTACAATTCGTTCAAGAGACGAAAGAGGAAGTTAGCATTAGCACTATCGAGTCTCTCATTACCATAAACAATCATCTGCAACAATCCGATGCCGCTGTAGGTATGCTTCAATATACCAAAGAACACAAGCAGTTTAGTTTGAAAGAAACTTGGtatgaaaaattacatAGATGGGATGATGCATTAGCTGCATATGAGCATCGAGAACGTGAAGGTGACTCGTCTTTCGAGATAAATATCGGAAAATTACGCTGTTATTATGCTTTGGGTGACTGGGATCACCTTTCCGAATTGGCACAAAAAGCTTGGGTAACGTCTGAACAAGAACATCGTGAAGCTATTGCTCCACTTGCAGCTGCCGCTGCTTGGGGTTTGGGTCAATGGAATTTAATTAGTGAATATGTTAGTGCCATGGACCGTGACCCACAAGATAAAGAGTTTTTTTCCGCTATTAGTGCTGTACATCTTGGTCAATACAATAAGGCGTATGGCCATATCGAGAGACATCGTGATATATTAGTAAACGACCTTTCTTCCATAATCGGTGAAAGCTATAATCGTGCATATGGTATTATGGTCAAATCCCAAATGCTTTCGGAActtgaagaaattattgactataaaaagaatatgcaATATGAAAACAATTTGGACTCTCTTAAAAAAACGTGGCGGAAAAGGCTTGAAGGATGTCAGAAAAATGTGGATGTTTGGCATAATACGCTTCGGTTTAGGGCTCTGGTATTGTCTCCACAAGATTCTCCTGAAATGTGGATAAAATTAGCTGATCTTTGCCGTCGTTCTGACCGGTTGAAGCTTTCAAATCAGTGTCTCACATATTTGATGGGTCGCGATCCTTCAAATGCTTACCCGCTTGACTCACTTAAGCTTCTCAATCCTCATGTTGTATATACgtatttaaaatatttgtgGGCTACagatcaaaaaaatattgcgGTATCGGAGCTCGAAGAGTTCACCTCATATCTATCGTCAAAACATGGGTATAAAATGGGTGATTCTTCAAAGTTGGTTGATATTTTAGCCTCATCATCTGTAAGTTCGGAAGAGCGTTCGTTTTTAGCAAGGTGTTTTCATAAACTTGGCAAATGGAAAAAGTCTCTTCAAGATAGTGTTAATCAAGAAAGCGTAAGGGATATTTtgaattgttatttttatgcTACTTTGTTCGATAAATCGTGGTATAAAGCTTGGCACTCTTGGGCTCTCGCAAATTTCGAAGTCGTTGGTTATTATGAACAGACTGAACATGGGGTTACCCAAGATATGTATGAACAATATATTGTACCTGCTattaaaggattttttcACTCTTCtgttttaaatcaaaaaaactCACTTCAGGATATATTGCGGTTACTTAATTTATGGTTTAAATTCGGTGAGCACAGCGACGTAGCAGCCGCAATTGTTGAAGGATTTTCCAATGTTCCAATGGATACATGGTTAGAAGTTATACCACAACTAATTGCACGAATACACACTTCAAGTTCTTCAGTTAGAGCATCTGTTCATCAGTTACTTTCCGATATTGGTAGGGTGCATCCTCAGGCATTGGTGTATTCACTTACTGTGTCCTCCAAATCTACAAATCCGCAGCAGAAGCATTCAGCAAAATCAATTATGGATAGCATGCTTTCGCATAGTGATACGTTGGTTCGTCAAGCTCTACTTGTTAGTCAAGAGCTAATTAGAGTTGCTATACTTTGGCATGAATTATGGTATGAAGGATTAGAGGAAGCTTCTCAAGCTTATTTTTCAGATCACGATATATCTTTAATGATTGATATTGTGAAACCCCTGCATGAAACATTGGAGAAGGGTCCTTCCACCTTGTCTGAGATATCATTTGCTCAGACATTTGGGTATGATTTACGTAAAGCTAGAAGTTACTGGCAGAAATTTTTGCAAGATGGTGACCCTACGGAATTAAATCAGTCTTGGGATTTGTATTATCAAGTCTTTAGACGTATTCAAAAGCAATTACCACGGATTAAGCATTTGGAGCTACAATATGTTTCCCCTAAGTTATTGGATGCTTGTGATTTGGAACTAGCTGTGCCTGGAACCTATGGTCATAACAAACCGGTCATTCGGATCTCGCATTTCCATCACACTTTCGAAGTTATTTCTTCTAAGCAAAGGCCAAGAAGATTGACAATTCATGGTAGTGATGGCAAAGATTATCAGTATGTCCTTAAGGGTCATGAAGATTTGAGGCAAGATGAACGAGTTATGCAGCTTTTTGGTTTATGTAATACGTTACTGACTACGGATTCTGAGACATTCAAACGACGTCTGAATATAGAGCGTTATACAGTTATTCCGCTATCTCCCAATTCTGGTTTGCTGGGGTGGGTTCCGCATAGTGATACATTACATTTCCTGATCAAAGAGTTTCGCTCAAAGCGTAACATATTGTTAAATTTAGAGCATCGCATGATGCTTCAAATGGCACCCGACTGCGACAGTTTAACATTATTGCAAAAACTAGAAGTATTCGAATATGTTATGGCTAATACTGATGGTTATGATTTGTATCATGTGTTGTGGCTTAAAAGTCGAAGTTCAGAAGCATGGCTTGATAGGAGAACCAGCTATACTCAAAGCTTGGCAGTCATGTCAATGGTTGGATATATACTTGGACTTGGTGACCGACATCCTTCCAATCTAATGATGGATCGGTATTCTGGTAAGATCATTCATATTGACTTTGGTGATTGTTTTGAGGTTGCCATGCATAGAGAAAAATTTCCTGAGAAAATACCGTTTCGACTTACTCGAATGCTTATTAATGCTATGGAGGTTAGCGGTATCCAAGGTACTTACAAAATTACTTGCGAGCTTGTTATGCGTGTTTTAAGATCAAATACGGAGTCTTTAATGGCAGTTCTTGAAGCATTTGTCTATGACCCTTTGATTAATTGGAGACTTATGACTAAAAGCTCTTTCGGGGCTTCTACGACACTCCGGCCTACCTCAAGTAGTGTAGAAGAGAAAGGAAGGTCCTACACTCATCGTGCGCGTCACGCTGATTATGCAGCTCTTAGTGAAACAAATGGTGTAAACGCCGAAGGACTCAACGAGAGATCTATTCAAGTCTTGAAGCGTGTCTCAAATAAGCTAACTGGTAAAGATTTCGATTTGAAAGAGCAATTGCCAGTCAAAGCGCAAGTTGAAAAGCTTATCCAACAAGCTACAGCTCCCGAAAATCTTTGCCGTTGTTATGTAGGATGGTGTAGTTTTTGGTAA
- the hva22 gene encoding ER membrane organization protein, HVA22/TB2/DP1 family protein, translated as MEFLSTIIGAGYPIYKTYLLLELPSKRSQLLPKAFQLRNEEHKSIEEERRRLMAYWCVYGCVTAAESILGRFLSWVPFYSTSKIVFWLWLLNPRTQGAAFIYASYISPFLSDHKAAINNFLEKLVQFTTRQPLVLNAWALVKSLIDKLPKGDVEAPGSDADTKKSK; from the exons ATGGAGTTTTTAAG TACCATAATAGGTGCTGGCTATCCTATTTACAAAACGTATTTATTGCTCGAATTACCTAGTAAAAGAAGCCAATTACTTCCAAAAGCGTTTCAATTAAGAAATGAAGAACACAAATCAATAG AAGAAGAGCGACGACGACTTATGGCATACTGGTGTGTCTATGGTTGTGTAACGGCTGCTGAATCTATATTAGGAAGATTTCTAAGTTGGGTTCCGTTCTATTCTACTTCGAAGATTGTATTTTGGTTATGGCTTCTAAATCCTAGAACGCAAGGTGCAGCATTTATTTATGCATCGTACatttctccttttctttcgGATCACAAAGCAGCcatcaataattttctaGAGAAGTTAGTTCAATTTACTACACGTCAGCCTTTGGTCCTGAATGCTTGGGCTCTTGTAAAGTCATTAATTGACAAGCTTCCCAAAGGTGATGTTGAGGCTCCTGGGTCCGACGCtgatacaaaaaaatcgaaGTGA
- the mgm101 gene encoding DNA repair protein — MQTMLGKPALQYFGKLSRYLYKNGEPINIWVYSRNSSFSVIPKNGLLSPKITQRFYQNSSIQYQKDKNIYEPKENLEEKELSEGFLDESRLEIPEAGHNWEKSFFGLSSQPFSKEICDLLTAPLEVDDIEIKPDGILYLPEIKYRRILNKAFGPGGWGLAPRGNTNVTSKSVSREYALVCHGRLVSVARGEQTYFDPEGIATASEGCKSNALMRCCKDLGVASELWDPRYIRVFKRENCVEVFVENVLTKKRRKLWRRKEDKFSYPYKEV; from the coding sequence atgCAAACAATGCTTGGAAAACCAGCTTTGCAGTATTTTGGCAAGTTGTCAAGATATCTATATAAAAATGGTGAGCCCATAAATATTTGGGTATATAGTAGAAACTCAAGTTTTTCTGTAATTCCTAAGAACGGTTTGTTGTCGCCTAAAATTACTCAACGTTTTTACCAAAACAGTTCAATTCAATAtcaaaaagacaaaaatatttacgagccaaaagaaaatttagaGGAAAAAGAGCTTTCTGAAGGGTTTCTTGACGAATCAAGGCTTGAAATTCCAGAAGCAGGCCATAATTGGgaaaaatcctttttcgGGTTATCTTCTCAACCGTTTAGCAAAGAAATATGTGATCTATTAACAGCACCGCTCGAGGTCGACGATATAGAGATAAAACCGGACGGTATTCTATACTTACCCGAAATTAAATATCGTcgtatattaaataaagcatTTGGTCCAGGTGGTTGGGGTTTAGCTCCTCGTGGAAATACCAACGTTACTAGCAAATCTGTTTCAAGGGAGTATGCGCTCGTTTGTCATGGGCGACTTGTATCTGTTGCACGTGGTGAGCAAACTTATTTCGATCCGGAAGGAATTGCTACTGCATCTGAGGGATGCAAGTCTAACGCATTGATGAGGTGTTGCAAGGACTTGGGTGTAGCAAGTGAATTATGGGATCCAAGATATATTCGAGTATTTAAGAGAGAAAACTGTGTGGAagtttttgttgaaaacGTTCTTACAAAAAAGAGACGCAAACTCTGGCGTAGGAAAGAAGACAAATTTTCCTATCCCTATAAGGAAGTAtaa
- the bpl1 gene encoding biotin-protein ligase, with amino-acid sequence MNVLIYNGNGASKICLLRTFQSLLPFVVPLYAMRFVDASTLEKEPWPASTALLVMPGGRDMGYCSSFNETIYRKITDFVKRGGAYLGLCAGGYFGSAVVDFRMPDSDLNVVGKRKLQFFPGTCAGPTFPGFTYDSEDGARRASIIVDGMQSSPVHTHIYFNGGGSFLETENYSNVKVVARYQETDFEKSAAIIYVKVGKGNVVLTGIHPEFSAEGSPILDKRDEKTRLELLSYILKLLGLKVPKDTSKCGQPTLTDQYLFPNNVETKRFIEKALTNKVKNQDEDTLYTFQFSDISSEIPEHQLANLDISADLSDSDNEIVKIWYGDEEKICKKAKPSFDLELYAKLINGCRFGLPIIVAPVIRSTQTLLDKNYRFLDSTNTGFTVLGNYQTAGRGRGQNMWVSPYGTLAFSFIINVDAKNFSTTPIALFQYLMALAVVRGIREYAPGYENIPAFIKWPNDVYVRVDKGGINFQGKQYMKLSGIIVTSNYRKNVLHLVVGCGINVSNLGPTVSLNTLVDEWNKNSDNPRLEKFSFEKLLASVLNQFDRYHRLLLEEGFSLILPEYYQYWLHSNQTVNLASGGKAIIQGITSDFGFLLAQLLNENNEPTTKVVHLQPDGNSFDLMRNLITRKT; translated from the coding sequence ATGAATGTTTTAATATACAATGGCAATGGGGCCTCCAAAATATGCCTACTGAGAACATTTCAATCCCTTTTACCATTTGTCGTTCCGCTATATGCAATGAGATTTGTCGACGCCTCTactttagaaaaagaaccTTGGCCTGCTAGCACAGCTTTGTTAGTTATGCCCGGCGGAAGAGATATGGGTTActgttcttcttttaatgaaacaatTTACCGGAAAATTACTGATTTTGTCAAGCGAGGGGGAGCTTATCTGGGTTTATGTGCAGGAGGATATTTTGGTTCTGCGGTGGTTGATTTTCGAATGCCAGACTCTGATTTGAACGTTGTAGGGAAAAGGaaacttcaattttttccaGGAACTTGTGCTGGTCCTACCTTTCCTGGATTTACCTATGATAGCGAGGATGGGGCGCGACGGGCATCTATAATTGTTGATGGCATGCAATCATCCCCCGTTCATACCcacatatattttaatggAGGTGGGTCTTTTTTGGAGACAGAAAACTATTCTAATGTTAAGGTGGTTGCTCGCTATCAAGAGACAGATTTTGAGAAATCAGCAGCTATAATTTATGTTAAAGTAGGAAAGGGAAACGTTGTACTTACAGGTATTCATCCTGAGTTTTCAGCAGAGGGAAGCCCCATTTTAGATAAAAGAGATGAGAAAACACGATTAGAATTGTTATCCTATATTCTCAAACTCCTTGGGTTGAAGGTTCCTAAGGATACATCTAAATGTGGTCAGCCTACATTAACTGATCAGTACTTGTTCCCGAATAATGTGGAGACTAAAagatttattgaaaaagctCTTACAAATAAGgtaaaaaatcaagatGAGGACACTCTGTATACCTTCCAGTTTTCCGACATAAGTTCTGAAATCCCGGAGCATCAACTTGCTAATTTGGATATTTCCGCCGATTTGTCAGATTCtgataatgaaattgtaaaaatatggTATGGTgacgaagaaaaaatatgcaaaaaaGCGAAGCCTAGTTTTGATTTAGAGCTTTATGCAAAGTTAATTAACGGATGTCGTTTCGGTTTACCAATTATAGTTGCACCAGTAATCCGGTCAACTCAAACTCTACTAGACAAAAACTATAGATTTTTGGATTCAACGAATACTGGTTTTACCGTGTTGGGTAATTACCAGACTGCTGGTCGAGGCCGAGGTCAAAACATGTGGGTCTCTCCCTATGGAACGCTCGCGTTTTCGTTCATCATCAACGTGGATGCTAAAAATTTCTCTACTACACCTATAGCGCTTTTTCAGTATTTGATGGCCTTAGCAGTTGTCCGTGGTATTCGTGAGTATGCTCCAGGCTATGAAAATATTCCTGCATTTATCAAGTGGCCTAACGATGTTTATGTGCGTGTTGATAAAGGTggaataaattttcaaggTAAGCAGTATATGAAGCTTTCTGGAATCATAGTTACTTCTAATTACCGAAAAAATGTCTTACATTTGGTTGTTGGCTGTGGAATAAATGTCAGTAACTTGGGTCCTACTGTTTCTTTGAATACTCTGGTAGATGAATGGAACAAAAACTCTGATAATCCGCGGCTAGAGAAGTTTTCCTTTGAAAAGCTGCTTGCCAGTGTACTCAATCAGTTTGATCGTTATCATAGGTTACTTTTGGAAGAGGGTTTTTCTCTTATTTTACCAGAATATTACCAATATTGGTTACATAGCAACCAAACGGTCAATTTAGCAAGCGGCGGTAAAGCAATAATTCAAGGGATTACCTCTGATTTCGGATTTCTGTTAGCTCAACTGTTAAACGAAAACAATGAGCCTACAACGAAAGTAGTTCACTTGCAACCTGACGGCAACAGCTTTGATCTGATGAGAAATTTAAtaacaagaaaaacttAG
- the lsm4 gene encoding U6 snRNP-associated protein Lsm4 → MLPLTLLNATQGRPILVELKNGETFNGHLENCDNYMNLTLREVIRTMPDGDKFFRLPECYIRGNNIKYLRIQDEVLSQVAKQQAQQRENRGSRFRGRGQRGRGNYGHTAPNRRGRGRGGHM, encoded by the exons ATG CTTCCATTAACATTATTGAATGCAACTCAAGGTCGTCCCATACTTGTTGAGTTAAAAAACGGTGAAACGTTTAATGGTCATTTAGAGAATTGTGATAATTACATGAACCTCACACTGCGCGAAGTCATTCGTACTATGCCTGATGGTGATAAATTTTTCCGTCTTCCTGAGTGCTATATTCGTGGAAATAAT ATCAAATACCTGCGTATTCAAGATGAGGTGCTTAGTCAAGTAGCTAAACAACAAGCGCAGCAAAGAGAAAATCGCGGATCGCGATTTCGCGGACGTGGTCAACGCGGTCGTGGAAACTATGGTCACACAGCACCAAACCGTCGTGGCCGTGGTAGAGGTGGACACATGTAA
- the mzm1 gene encoding chaperone protein Mzm1: MSAAKQCFRNLWRASNSVFEGDPMILAAARDKIRTGFHNHRCCSPEEAKKEIQNGNAVAEILRRNVVQAEKQSNDTYSLKIRKTTEINTNRQFTEKKFPR, from the exons ATGTCAGCTGCTAAACAATGCTTTCGTAATCTTTGGCGAGCATCCAATTCGGTTTTTGAAG GGGACCCAATGATTCTCGCAGCTGCAAGGGATAAAATCAGAACTGGTTTTCACAATCATCGGTGCTGTTCTCCagaagaagcaaaaaaagaaatccaaAATGGTAATGCTGTTGCGGAAATCCTTAGAAGGAACGTCGTTCAAGCTGAAAAGCAATCCAACGATACCTattctttgaaaattcGAAAGACAACTGAAATTAATACAAACAGACAATTTActgaaaaaaagtttcctcggtaa